In Abyssisolibacter fermentans, the sequence CCTGCACCATTTGCCCCTAATAAAGCAAATATCTCTCCCTCATTAACAGCAAATGAAAGTCTATTAATTACAGTATGATTTCCATAACTTTTTATTAAATTATTAACTTCAATAGCAAAACTCATTTTATCATCTCCTATAATTTCTCATTGCTAAAGTAAATATAAATAATTTTTTCATTATTTACTAATCCATATTTCATAATCATTATAATTATTCATAAGTTAGCAAATAATATAATATGTACAAGTTTCCATTTTTTATATTATATCAAATAATTATTAAAAAAACCATTTTTAAGCATTATTAATGTATTACTTAGATATTGTCGTTGTTATATAAAACTAGCTTTGTACTAAGACATAGAGAAAACACAAATCTCCCTCCATATATAATGTGGAGGGAGATTTGTCTTTTCTATTTCAAATAGGTTTTTAATTTGTTTCTTTTAATATTTCCAAGAGCACATCTTTAAATTTTTCAGGTTCATCACAGATTGGAGCATGAGCTGAATTTTCGAACCATATAAAATCTTTTTTTGGTGCTATCAATTTTTCACAATATTTTTTTACAACTAATGAAGGTGTTTGATAATCATCTCTTCCTGAACAGAAATAAACAGGTACTTTAATTTCTTTTATATGATTAACACTTAATTTAAATAAATCTGACATATGATTGCAAGTAAATTCAACACCTTGTACTATCCTCTGCATTTCTTCATCACTGCAGCTTTCTTCATATAAGTGAGATGTGTTTCTTTCACCAAAACCAAATTGTCTTACCCATTTTAGCTGTACCAAATTATCATCACTATTCTTACGTGGCACATCACCAATCTGTTCTAACTCTTTTATAGCTTCAACATTATTTTGTCTTTTTGCTTCATCTAGTAAAGCTTGGTACGCAACTTTTAAACCTTCTTGTGCATCTACTATTTGACCTGATGCAATATAAGCGTAGAATTTTTCAGGATATCTATGTACAGCATTAATGCCTAATAAAGATCCCCAAGATAATCCTAACAAATAAATTTTTTCCTTATTATATTTACTAATGAGATAATCTACTACTTCTATAGTATCTTCAATAAATTGTTCTTCATTAATTGATTCTTTAGAAATATTATCATGATATGATTTTCCTGCTCCTCTTTGATCCCAATGAGCTACTAAGAAGTTTTCTTCAATATCAGATGGAAAATGAAAAGCAATAGGACTCAAAGGAGCACCAGGACCTCCATGTAAAAAAAGCATTATAGGATTGTCAATCCTTTTTCCTCGTACAAGTACATACTGATCAACACCACCAATATTAACCATTTCTGATTCATTAATACTCGCTGTTTCATTGTGAATTTTGTAATTATTGCTCATGATTTACCCCCTCTAAGTTATCGTAATAATATAATAGTTAACATTAAAATATCTAAGTCTTAGCAAAGTTTATTCTAAGATAAATATATGAAATGCTTTAAAGGCTTTAGAAAAATCAAATGAGATTAAAAATGCATTGAATATTACTACAAGGCATATCTTAAAAACTAGATCTACTTCCTAAAATAGGCATAGTTCTCACCAGAAAAATATTGCAAGGTCACTTAGTATAAGGCAGGACAACATTTTTGATTCTTTATAATCCATTTTCAAAAGCATTGTGTGCTTCTTTTAGAAGTTCTGTTATTGGTAAATGCTGCGGACAGATTTTCTCACATTTTCTACACCCTACACAGCGTGAATAGTCTTTGCCCATCTTTTTCATTCTACTATAAAATTCAATTGCTTCTTGCTTTTTATTAAATAATGCTGCATTATTGTAAAAGTTAAATATTCCTCTAATATATACTCCTTCTGGACATGGCATACAATAATTACACTGGGTACAGTTAACTTTAATATTTTGTTTATATACTTTTTTGACTTTATTTATGGTTTCTAATTCTTTATTCGTTAAAGAACCTGCTAAAGCATTACTAAATGTTGTAATGTTTTCTTCTAATTGATTCATATTACTCATACCGCTCAAAACTGTAGCTACCTCTGGGTGATTACATACCCATCTAAATCCCCATTCAGCCGGACTTCTTTTCACATCAGATTGATTCCATATTTTTTTAACATCCTCAGGTATAATTTTTACTAGACTACCGCCTCTTAGAGGTTCCATAATTACAACTGCAAGACCCTTGTCATATGCATATTTTAATCCCTTTATACCTGCTTGATAATTTTCATCTAAATAATTAAATTGTATATAGCAAAATTCCCAATCGTAAGAATTAATTATTTCTTTAAATAAATGAAATCCATCATGAAAAGAAAAACCTACATGCTTTATTTTTCCAGATTTTTTAGCATTGTCTAGAAAATCAAAGACTTTTAATTTTTCTACCATTTCCCAATTCATGTGGCTAAGCATATGTAACAAGTACATATCTATATATTCAACATCTAATCTTTCAAGTTCTTCATCCAATATTTTATATAAATCATCATGAGTTTTCGCTAACCATATAGGAATCTTAGTTGCTACTTTAACCTTTTCTCTATAACCATCTTTTAGTGCTTTCCCTAATATAATTTCACTTTTCCCTTTGTTATACAAATAAGCAGTATCAAAATAGTTTACTCCATTATCTATTGCATAACGGATCATTCTTATACTTTCTTTTTCATCAATATTAATATTTCTTTCTCCTGATTCCCCATCTAATACAGGTAACCTCATACATCCGAAACCTAATGTTGATACTTCAAAGTCAAGCTTGCCAAATTTTCTATATTGCAATCTCATCCCCCATTTCTATTTTTTGATAAACTTAGTTCCAATAACATAAATTTATCCAATTAGTACATAATAGTGAATAATATGAAACATCCTTCAAGTAGAACTAATTAAACATTTACTTATGTCCCCAAATGGACTTTGACCTAAAGAAATATTCCTTGGTGGTACCTGTCTCCTTTCAAATTTGTGATAATCATATTTTAGTGGAATATACTAGAAAATTCAAGTCTATATTTTTTTCATAATAAATGATATAATATAAGTATAGTAAAATATATTCCTAAAACAACTATAATTCTTTAATCAATGCAGCAACCTCCCAAACGAGTTTAACCAGCAAAGCTTTATCCTTGTCCAAAAGAACGTGAACATTGTGTTTTATGGAATATCTTACGAAAGAGCCAATTACTTTTGTTAACTTATATGATATAGTTATCTACTCTCATAATTACTTCTTTACAAACCTCTAATGTATGTTCTATATTATCTTCAGTTTCTAGAGAATGACTAGCCTCATCTACTATCATTAATTCTATACCTCTATTATTGACTAAAAGATTTCTTTCCTCCTTACTTAAATAATTATCATTAGTTCCAGTTACAACTAGTCCCCCATACTTATTAATGTAGTCTAAAGTTATTCTTGTTGGAGATATAAAAATATGCTTATCGATACTATATTCTTTCGTATCTCTAAATGCACCTGATATTAGACTTCCAAAACATCTGCCAATTAGTATTATTCTTTTATATTTTCTATTATCAAAACATTTATCTATAACTTTGCTTACTTCATTAACTATAAAACTTATATTATCCTCTAATGGTTTATCACAGTTATTTATATTAGTATAAGAAATACATAAAACATCATATCCTTTTATCAAAGATGCTTTCCTTATGTAATGTAAAATTGGTCTGTCGCATAGATTATTACCCCCTGGAAAAATAACTACAAATGTTTCAGTATCCTCTTGATATAGTAGCAAATGCTCAGATTCTTTATTCTCTTCTGTTATTAATTTAATATGTAAGTCTTTAATCATACACTCCACCTCCTACATTTGGAAACTTAATGAATGTGCGTATCATCTGAAATATATTATTATATAATGCAACAACATAGCCACAATCTGAAATTATTAGCTAACTAAATAGTTACTACCTTTATTTCATCTTCTCATTAGTATTTAACATATTAAGGGATTTCTCTAGTCTTTTAGCAATGGTTTCTTGTTTTTTAGCAGATGTAATATACTTAATGAATTTATTTTTTTGGCTGTCCGTAAGGGTATTAAAAAATTCTTGTGCTAAAGGATTAGCTTCCAATCCTTCCTTTAATCTTTTTGGAATTTCTACTAATCTACTTTTGTTATCTTTTGTAATTGTAACTTCAATAGTATCACCTGGTTCTTTACCTATTGCTACTCTTATAGCCTTAGTAATTCCAATTATATGACAGTCCGTACCCATTTTCGCAAGTATCCCTCTATATTTGTAACCATCAAATGTTGCTTCAACTTTAATAATACCACTGTTACCAAAAGCCTCTTTCACATCATAAGGAAACCTAACATATGCACCATTTACTTTATCAGTGCCGATTATTTGTGTTTTAAACTTATAAACTTTATTCATATCTTCACCTCTCTCAGAAATAACTGTCGACTGATGTTTTCGCATTCACGCCGTGTAGTTCATACCAGTAGCCAATTACTTTAGTTTATATTCTGAACTCTTAATATAATCAAAATATTTCTGTATAGCTTTCCCTTAACGGAATTAGAAAATTAGGTGCTTTAGTTACACTAATCCCCAAATAAAAATACTGACCATAGAATAGCTACTATATAACACATATATGCGAGGCAATATTTACAATTGTACTTGTTATAATCTTATTTTACATAATAGTAGAAACTCAGATAAATCCAACATTGAAGAAATTAATTCTCATTTTGTAGAATCCATTCCTTTTTTAATATACTCATTTGTAATTGGTTTTGAAACTTTCCAAACCTCATACTTTCTTCCCTACATATACCCTCCTTCAAAAAACCTACATTGATATAGCACTTAATAGCTTGGCTATTATGCTCTAATACTCTTAACCATATTCTATTAAACCCTAATTCTCCAAAGCCTATATCAAGTATTTTTTTTATTGAATCGTATCCATAACCCTTTCCTCTATACTCTGATTTAATAATAATACTCAATTCTGATCTTCTGTTCTTCCATGAGATATTGAAAAATTCAATTATTCCAATAAACTCTTTATTCTCATTCAATATACTGTAACATATACTACTTTTGCTTTTAAGATAATTTTCATCAGGTAACTCTACAACTCCAAGCATTTCTCTAACATCATTTTCTTTATGTAAATTTCGTATAACAGCTAAATGTTCATTTTCAGCTTGCTTTAACTCTACTCTACACTTTTTTTCTTTATAAATATTATGATTTTTAATAACTACTATTTCAGGTTTCTCATAATTTTTGTTATTAATTATAATTTCGCTTTTTTCCATTGGATGAAACTTTTCAATATACCGCTTCTGAATAGGAATATATTTTTGTTGATATCTTTCTATAACTGTTGATCCCATTAAATATTCATCCCTTAAAGAGGCTCTTTTAATAACTTCATCAAATGGAATATCTAAGTATATTCTCAAATCAAAATATTTATCAATAGGTTGTCTATATAGCAATACTCCTTCGAATAAAATAATTGTATCATGGTTAATTTCATATTTTTTTGTAATATTAAATTCATCAGTTTCTAAATCTAATAAGGTAACCTCTTTATCCAGCAATCCTTTTGCAATGACTGGTTTTAATATCTCAGTTTCTATACGATTAAGATCAAACGCATTATTTATATAGGTAAGAATGGGGTCAAAATCTCTATATCGTATACTAGAAGGATTATGGAAATCATCCATATGAATCGTCTGAACATGACATCCTACTTTATTCAAGTAATTTGATAATTCTTTCGTAAATATTGTCTTTCCAGAAGTATCTACCCCATTTATTCCAACTATAAGTGGCTTGTTTTTCTTTTTAGATTTTACTATTTGTCTAGATACTTGATAATAAACACTATTTATCTTCATAATTATGTTATAAATATTCATTGGTGTATTAGCTACAAAGTCTGCTTGTAAGTATTCGTTACAACCATAGCCATAAGAAACACCAATAGATAGACACCCTGCATCATTAGCTGCTTCAAAATCTGTAGTCCTATCTCCTACAACTATAGCACTGCAACATCTACTTTCATCTAGAATTTGTTTTATCTGCTGTTCTTTTGAAAGACCTTCGACTTCTGATTTAATAATAGAAAATTTATTAGTAAGTCCAAAGTTTTTCAGTATCTTATTTGCATAAATTTCACTACCATTAGTACAAATACAAAGAGTATAACCAGTTTCCTTTAGTTTATTTAGCATTTCAGCAACACCATCATATAGCATACCTGATTCAATAAGTAGTTTTCCCTCTATTGCTCTTACCTCATCTCGTACTAACCCTATTTCATCATCTGTTATTGTATCTCCAAATATAATTCTACATATATCCGTCATAGGTTTTCCAATAAGTTCTATCATCTTATCCCTATCCCATGGTTCTATCCCTCTTGTCATACAAACCTTATTAAGAGCTTCTAAAAATATAGTGTCAGTTTTAAATAAAGTTCCATCTAAATCGAAAATAATGGTTTTATATATGAACATTCTGTTTCCCCCGTTTTTTCTTTTCCTTATATTATAGAAATTTGATGTATTGTAAATCTAATTCGCCTAACGTCTAGTGTTTGCAACGTTCCTGAAATAGACGTTCAAAGCCTCTCTTCGTAGGTGGTGCTCCTTACCCTAGGCACCCTTGTGCTAACATTATTAGACGAAGTAAAAAGAAGCAATATACTACAATTACTTGGTATTAACCTTTTTTGATTTCTTATTTAAAATACTAAAGACTATCCTCAGAACTCCCATCATAAATGCAGTTATAATTGTTATAGCTATTAATCCAGTTTTCCAAATTTCTTCACTACTAATAAGTAAATTTACTATAATATATGTAACTACTAAACCCAAAATAAATATCGGTATTCTATATAATGGTTTGTAATTTTGAACTGAAACTATATCGCTAGCAACATAAATATTATTAATTACCATATAGGTAGCGGCTTCAACAAAGTGAAATAATGTGAATGAATATAAGAAAAAGTAAAATAAAGAATTTGTATTAAATTCAAATAACTTAATTATAATAAACCCAATTGTTCCAAAAACAATATTTACTACAATTCCAGCTATTCCTACAAAGAAATTTTGTCTTAAATTTATTTTTTGTAACTTATCCAAATTCACTGGTTCTGGTGTAGAAAATGCAAAATAAAAAGGAACATTAACTTTGAAAGCATTTTTTTTACATCCATATTTTTTATACATAATTGCATGTCCTACTTCATGTAACCATATAACTGTATATAATGATATATATCCAATAATAACATAACTCATAATCAAATCTCCTCCTATAATTTCGAAGTTTTCCTTAAACATAAACTTGTTTCGACTAATTCTTACATCTTCGAATAATAGTTCGTATATACTTCTAATATTATTGGGATTTACAGACTTTGGTTCGTGAAATTCTACTGTAGTAGAACTCCACCTACTTCATCAATTCATCCAGTGGACATTGTATCTTTCTATGACTATTTTTGAAATGAGTATATATCTTCGTAGTTTTTAGACTTGAATGCCCTAGAGAAAGTAAATGTACTTAGCAAACGACACTATGTATAAAAAAACTTTTATACGATTTGGCATTTTTATTATTATTTCATTTGCATTAACCAAACTTTCAATTTCATAACATATCTTTAAAAACTATGTTAATTCACCAATATAAATAATTAGTTCTTACAATTCTTATTTTTTAAGCTATTATAATATCTTTGTTTATCTGTCCATTGAATCAAATCTATTTCAAACCCATCAGGATCTTTTATATAGAATTGTCTTGAAAATGGTTTTTCTATAATTTCTAGTTCTTTTTTAATATAACCCTTCAGTTTCAAATTTTCAAATAATTCATCTGCATTTTCTACATAATAGCCAATATGTCTAAAGTTCTGTTCTTTTTCCATAGTAAAATCTTCTCTTTCAGAAATAAATAGCTCATGTCCTCTACCTTTTAAAATTGCATACCTTTTCCCATTTGTCTTTATACCTTTATCTATTAACTCATACTCAAGCACATCTCTATAAAAAACTATAAATTTATCAACATTTGAAACATATCTGTTTATGTGGTCAATAAAATACATTTTATCTCTCCTTATTGAAGTAAATTTAATAGCCTTCTATTTAGCAACATATTTGTTTCTTTAACTGTATTTTATTGGCTATTATCAAAATGCCCTATAACGCACTGTTATTTCCGATGTTTCTCACCCTTTAGGAATCCATCCTTTTTCAAGGTTAGCATTGACAGTTTTATCAAGTCTTTATCATAAAAACGGGCAAACTAATCAAATATTGCTTCAAATACATCTTCTTTTCTTGCTTTGAAACACATTTCAATTTGTGATTTGGTGTTTCTGCCAACTGATAATTCTGGTAAATTATTTATATCAAAAAAACTCGACTCAACAGTTTCTATATTTTCCTGATATTTTCCTTCCACATAATCACATTCAACAAAAACTTTATATATAGAGTAGGGATAAATATCATCTATATGTTTATTTCTATCTAATACTGCAATAATTCTTTTAGGTTTTACTTTAGCCCCTGATTCTTCCATTGATTCTTTAATAACATTTTCATATATACTTAAATCTATATCAGCCCAACCTCCAGGTAATGACCATTTGTTGTCTTTCTGCTCCCTAACAAGTAAGATTTTATCTTCTTTGAATATAGCAGCTCTTACATCTACTTTTGGAGTTTGGTAGCCTGTTTCATTAGCAAATAAAGTCCTAATTTTGGAATTGTCTACATTTGTATACTCACTCATAATTTCTATGCTTAATTCTCTTAATTGCTCAAATCTCTCAATATCAAACTTATTATTTGAATATTCTAATCCATTTTGAGCAATTGTCTGCAATTGTTTAGCCCATTTCAACCATTTTTTCTCCATATTTTTTCTCCTTTTTTGAAATAAATAGTTTCCCAAATATTCTAATCACCATCTATTGACATGAGTAAAGTATTTTGTTAGTTGAAGTAGTCGCTTAACCCCTTAGGAATATCTGAGCTTATTCTTCTTACTATAATTTTCATTCTTTTTATTAATTCATAGAATATAGCTATTGTAATATATGATAGCAATACTGTTACCAAATATTTATTATATTCATTAAGACTTGAGCTAACAAAAATGTATGTAAAATAACTTACTGGTAGGAGATGAAATATATAATACGTAAATGATGCTTTACTTAAATACCTTAATACCTTACTTTCCTTATTCAAACACTTCCTTCCAAGCCCTAATAACATTATTATCATGAAACATTCATATACCCCTTTAAGAAAAGCCCATATAACAGTTACTATAATACTATCACCATTATATAGTAGCCAATAACAATAAATCACAAATAATGCTATAAGACATATTAACACTAGAATAGCTGATTTACTTAACATTTTATCAAGCCTATCTTGTATTCTACAATCAGATGCATAAATAAAGCCGAAAATATATACACTTATATACACTATATCATTCGCCCAATCCATTATTAAAATTTGCATACCTGGAAATAAAGGTCTTAACAATATTTCTACAATAATAACCCATATAATTGGTATATATATATTATTTTTTTTACTAACAAAATTCTTTAATTTAATAAATTGAGATTCATCTTTTATCCACTTTGAAAATAATGGATGACATATTAAAGAAAATATTAACAAATACAATATAAACCATAAATGAGCATATCCTAAATAATCCACTATTTTGACAGAAAGAAATTTTGGTATAAACTGAAAATAATTACCTTTAAAACCATAATATAATGCTTTGGAATAAGCTTGTAATGGACACAAAAATATCGTTCCTAAGACTAATGGTACTAAAAGCTTTTTTAATCTATCTTTTATGTATTCTTCTTTCTTTCGATATTTTAATGCATAATATGAACTTATTCCAGCCAAAAAGAATAGTAATGTCATAAAAAAGCTATCTAAGGGCATTGTAACTAAAATATATGGTATAACTCTAAAGTCGGTAATAATTTTCTTAATATAAATATCACCTAATCCTGTATATGTTAATGCAGCATGATATGGTACTAGTGACACTATTACAAACACTCTCAACCAGTCAACATAATATAATCTAGTTTCTTTCATTATATAATACTCCCTTCTATCTGGAAATAAGCTCAAAAATATAATCCACACATTTTGATCCCAAAGGAATACCCTGCTGCTATTAGCTTAGCTAATGTTTTAATTTTACTGGAAGTAGAAATGTGTTAATGGCTAAGTGGTATGCCTCAGCATAATAATAAACATTAAGATTTACTTGTATTCCATATGATATGGTAACAGATCATTTATAGTTACGATTATATCTTTTTTTACCATTACCTCACACTTATAATTATCATCATGAATTTGGCAAACAAATTCTCTACATCTTCCACAAGGTGGAATTATTGTTCCATCTTGATAAACTGCAATCAGTTTTAATATTCTGTTTTCCCCAGCAGTAATCATGGTAGCAATTGCAGAATGTTCTGCACAAAACCCCATAGAACCAGGTGTATCAATACATACACCTGTATAAACTTTTCCACTTTCACTTAGTATTGCTGCTGCAACAGAACCTGCATAAGAATTTCTCGAAAGCTTCTTAGGATTCAATGTTTTTTTTGCAATATAATATAATTCATCAAATGTCATAGTTATCATCCTTTCAAATATATTTATAATATAAACAACAAGTATATACTAAATTAGTTTTATATTATGTATATCATCAATAAATTAAAATCTTTTTCAATTCACATACTCATTTATAACCTTAATATACTAATCAATTAATATATTAAGTTCATCAATAATTTTATTGCACTCTCTTAAATCCTCTTCAGACCTAAATATTATTTCACTATTTTCAAAGTAATATTTTTCAAATCTTAATTCAAGAAATTCTAGTAATTTATCTATTGACTTTAGTAGACTTTTGGTCAATTCTTGGCTTTTTATTATAGCTTGATAAGACTTACTTTTATTATCAAAAAGTTCAGAAATAAAAGTATTAGTAAATTTACTGCTATTTTAGCTGTTTTAAAAATGCTTTTAATATTTTTATTGATTTAATTGAAGCTTCTTTACAATTTTTCTTAAATGCTTCATCTCCACATTCTTCTTCTGTATCAGTTATTGTTCTAATAGCTAAAAATGGTATTTTATTCGCATAACACACATGTGCAACACTAGCAGTTTCCATATCTACACATAAAGGGTTGTATTTTGATATGATTTCTTTACGACCATTTTGAGTTATAAATGCTTCACAGTAACAACTTTTCCAAAGTGAACTGTTTGCTCAAACCTTTCTTGCTTTAAAGCTCTTTTACAATGTTCAATTAATAACTCGTCGCTTTTAAAATAAATGCTTTCCATCCAAGGATGATATTCTGTTAATATACCATCACTAACATCATGATAAGCAATCTTAGTAGCTATCACTGTATCACCTATTTTCAAAGACTTGCCCATACCTCCTGCAACACCAGTGACAATAATATGAGTAACATTAAATCTATCTATTAATATTTGTGCTGCAATTGCTGCATTAACCTTACATACTCCACAATACAAAGCAACAACATTTATATTATTATAAATCCCATTATGAAATTTTAACAAAGCAGTTGATACGATTTTATCATTTGAAATACACTTTACAAAAGGCATGATTTCATTTTCTGTTGGTCCTATTATACCAATTTTCATGTTAAATCCTCCTAATGAATATTTCATTTTTACAATCACTTTCTCAAATAATAAATTTATAAATTTTTTCGCTCTTAATATTTATTGTTAAATATTATAATTTCAAACACAGGTATTATTATCAAAATAAAAGTTGCTATTGCAATTTTCCATTTTTCTATTTGACCATACACTATTTTAGAATCCACTTTCTTATCCCATACATTCTTACCTTCATCTAATAGTTTTATATACGCAATTATTTGAGTAACAACTTGAACAAACCTAACTCCTAAACCTAATCCTACTACCCAAACTAAAGAACTTCTATAAAATGAATCTTTGTAAGATAATAATTTGTCTGTATTCTTTTTTATTTTAATACTAAAAAGCCATTTACCTAATGTTGTTCCTGTTTTTGATATTAATAATGATTCAATAAAAATCCATATGATAGGTGTAAACCCAATAACTCCTCTTATTGAAAATAATTTTCTAGTAACTTCTTTAGGCAATAACGGTATTATCAAAAAAATTATATAACTAAACACTGAATAGTCTATTTCTCTTGCCCAAAATCGCAACCAAGGATGTACTTCTTCGCATTCGCACTTGAAATCTATTATTTGATTGTCTAATATAGCTTCATCTCCTACCTGGTTTATTTCCATATTGTCGAAATTCTTACTTACTTCTTCTTGCGAAAGTCCATGCTTTGTCATACAATATAAACAATGTGCTACATAACTATCTTTTCCTATCATCTTTATTAGACTTTTCTTTACTAAACTAGACATCCAATCTTTCCATTCTAGATAATCTATATCAAAAACTTCTTCATTTTTTATATCTTGTCCAATTACTTGCCATTCTTTTACTAATGGATCAAATATATTATCTGTCTCTTGAACTAAGATAATAATATTATTACAATTTGAAGAATCTATTAATAGTAAATCGTTAAATATATTTTTATAATGACTACTTAATGATTTGTCAATGTTATAAAGTGTTCTAAGTTTTTTAAATACATCTTTAAATTTAACTTGTGAAATTAATTCCTGAAGAGTAATGTATTCAGTATAATCATTATCCAACATACTTTTTTTCGAAACTTGAAAATTATTTATCCCTCTAGAAATTAATTCTTCTTTAGCTGCTTTAATTGCCTCCTCTTTATATTCATCATAATCTATATTAATAATTTCTAATAGTCTTATATTCTCTAAATTACTCATATATTTCTTTAGTGTCTCCATTTTCCCCCATAGCCCTTTCATAAGTTTTACAAACCAACAACCTGTACTATCGATTCTTTAATACTAATATATATAGTTTACGAATAAACAATATAATTTTTATTTCCCCTAATAGAACCTTCCAAAGTAGTAGACTAAGATAATTATTTAGTCAGTTATATTCATTAAACCATTAATAATAGTAATAATCCAACAATATCTGCAAGCAAATGTGCAATCCACGATACCAAAATATTTTTTGACCTCTCATATATTAAACCATAGATAATACTATCAACAATTATTGTGGAAACATCAAATATAACAATACTGATTACCCCGTATTCAACATGTGCAACTCCAAATATAATTGATGTGATTAATATAGCTATTACCGACTTCATATTTTGACTTAATCGTTCCTGTAAGAATGCTCTAAAAATAATTTCTTCAAGTAATGTTGCAAATATTATAAGAATAAACAAGGGTATGATGTTTTCTAAATTAAATAATGGTATTCTACTTTTTACATGTTCAATATACTCTGGTAACAAAGACTTTCCTATATAAACAGCCAAGAATTGAAAAACGATACCAACTAAAATTATTAAATACCAGTTATCTTTCAAATCTTTATATATATTTTTAAATTTAACTCCAGCTTCATTCCATGAACG encodes:
- a CDS encoding NUDIX hydrolase N-terminal domain-containing protein: MEKKWLKWAKQLQTIAQNGLEYSNNKFDIERFEQLRELSIEIMSEYTNVDNSKIRTLFANETGYQTPKVDVRAAIFKEDKILLVREQKDNKWSLPGGWADIDLSIYENVIKESMEESGAKVKPKRIIAVLDRNKHIDDIYPYSIYKVFVECDYVEGKYQENIETVESSFFDINNLPELSVGRNTKSQIEMCFKARKEDVFEAIFD
- a CDS encoding acyltransferase family protein encodes the protein MKETRLYYVDWLRVFVIVSLVPYHAALTYTGLGDIYIKKIITDFRVIPYILVTMPLDSFFMTLLFFLAGISSYYALKYRKKEEYIKDRLKKLLVPLVLGTIFLCPLQAYSKALYYGFKGNYFQFIPKFLSVKIVDYLGYAHLWFILYLLIFSLICHPLFSKWIKDESQFIKLKNFVSKKNNIYIPIIWVIIVEILLRPLFPGMQILIMDWANDIVYISVYIFGFIYASDCRIQDRLDKMLSKSAILVLICLIALFVIYCYWLLYNGDSIIVTVIWAFLKGVYECFMIIMLLGLGRKCLNKESKVLRYLSKASFTYYIFHLLPVSYFTYIFVSSSLNEYNKYLVTVLLSYITIAIFYELIKRMKIIVRRISSDIPKGLSDYFN
- a CDS encoding cytidine deaminase family protein, encoding MTFDELYYIAKKTLNPKKLSRNSYAGSVAAAILSESGKVYTGVCIDTPGSMGFCAEHSAIATMITAGENRILKLIAVYQDGTIIPPCGRCREFVCQIHDDNYKCEVMVKKDIIVTINDLLPYHMEYK
- the mtnN gene encoding 5'-methylthioadenosine/S-adenosylhomocysteine nucleosidase → MKIGIIGPTENEIMPFVKCISNDKIVSTALLKFHNGIYNNINVVALYCGVCKVNAAIAAQILIDRFNVTHIIVTGVAGGMGKSLKIGDTVIATKIAYHDVSDGILTEYHPWMESIYFKSDELLIEHCKRALKQERFEQTVHFGKVVTVKHL
- a CDS encoding DUF6557 family protein; translation: METLKKYMSNLENIRLLEIINIDYDEYKEEAIKAAKEELISRGINNFQVSKKSMLDNDYTEYITLQELISQVKFKDVFKKLRTLYNIDKSLSSHYKNIFNDLLLIDSSNCNNIIILVQETDNIFDPLVKEWQVIGQDIKNEEVFDIDYLEWKDWMSSLVKKSLIKMIGKDSYVAHCLYCMTKHGLSQEEVSKNFDNMEINQVGDEAILDNQIIDFKCECEEVHPWLRFWAREIDYSVFSYIIFLIIPLLPKEVTRKLFSIRGVIGFTPIIWIFIESLLISKTGTTLGKWLFSIKIKKNTDKLLSYKDSFYRSSLVWVVGLGLGVRFVQVVTQIIAYIKLLDEGKNVWDKKVDSKIVYGQIEKWKIAIATFILIIIPVFEIIIFNNKY
- a CDS encoding CPBP family intramembrane glutamic endopeptidase — translated: MQNTKINNSNKNELLITILMIVLIIGSIFIDLLLYVPLIYFFIERRLKKRSWNEAGVKFKNIYKDLKDNWYLIILVGIVFQFLAVYIGKSLLPEYIEHVKSRIPLFNLENIIPLFILIIFATLLEEIIFRAFLQERLSQNMKSVIAILITSIIFGVAHVEYGVISIVIFDVSTIIVDSIIYGLIYERSKNILVSWIAHLLADIVGLLLLLMV